The following is a genomic window from Amycolatopsis acidiphila.
ACGCGCCGCGGACGATCACCTCCCGCGAGGAGTTCGCGGGGGAGATCGAGTCCGTGCGGGCCCGGGGCTACGCGGTGGCCGACGAGGAGCACGAGCCGGGCATCCGGGCGGTCGGCGTCCCCGTCCTCGGCCCCGACGGCACCGCGGTCGCCGCGCTGTCCACGGCGGCGCCCGCGTACCGGATGCCGCTGGCGGAGCTGGAGGCGTTCGTGCCCGCGCTGCAGGCGGCCGCGCGGGAGCTGGGCGCGGTGCTGCCGCGCTGATCAGGGGCCGGTGTGCACGTGTGCCGCCCAGCGCGTCGGCAGAGCCGGATCGGCGTCCCGGGCTTGGCGCACCGCGGCGTGCAGTGCGACGGCCGAGCTCAGCATCGTCGAACACGCCGACAGGTAGGCCAGTTCGCCGTCCTCGATCCGCAACCTGCTCACGTCCACCACCGTGACCGGCTGGTCGTAGAGCACCAGGTGGCTGGTCGACGGGTGCGGACGGAGGCGTGGGCGGAACCGCTCGCGCTGCTGGTCGGACCGCATGGCGCGGCCGGCGTTGGCGGCGTGCGCAGCGGCGGCCCGCGCCGCGACCAACTGGCCGCCGTACGGAACAGGATCGGGCTGTCGCCGCCCGAGCGGCCGACCTCGCCCGAGCGGCCGACCTGGCTCGGCGATCGGCCGGCGGCCATGGACAGCCGCATCTGGCACGAGTACGGGCTGGATCTGACGTCCTGCTCCTGGACGAGAAGGAGCTCGCGCGGCTGCTCGACGCCCTGTTCCGGGCGGAGGTGACCGGCCGGGCGCGGCGGCTCAAGCCGTGCACGGCGCCGGGGTGCCGCTGGCTGTTCTACGACCGTTCCCCCGCCGGGAACAGCGTGTGGTGCAACATGGACATCTGCGGGGCACGGCACAAGATGCGCGCCTACCGCTCGCGC
Proteins encoded in this region:
- a CDS encoding CGNR zinc finger domain-containing protein — translated: MTGRARRLKPCTAPGCRWLFYDRSPAGNSVWCNMDICGARHKMRAYRSRH